In Bacteroidota bacterium, a single genomic region encodes these proteins:
- the pckA gene encoding phosphoenolpyruvate carboxykinase (ATP): MNSAAAKKVLEELKNYGLKGISEIYYNLSYDELFAHETNPELEGFEKGFVTASGAVSVDTGIFTGRSPKDKYIVVDDDTKENVWWADPKRKGSDNKPINKKVWNELLETSIDQLNEKKVYVTDAYCGANENTRIKIRVITEVAWMSHFVKNMFIRPTDEELKDFEPDFVMLNACKTVNPKWESHNLNSDVYVAFNISEKMAVVGGTWYGGEIKKGFFSIMNYFLPLRGMAAMHCSANMGKNGDTAIFFGLSGTGKTTLSADPDRFLIGDDEHGWDDEGIFNFEGGCYAKCINLSSEKEPDIYNAIRKDALLENVSYNEKSGEIFFDDSSKTENTRVSYPLYHIDNIVKPVSKGTHPKKIIFLTADAFGVFPPVAKLTNDQAMYYFLSGYTAKLAGTERGVKEPMPTFSSAFGAAFLLLHPTVYARELAKKMQEHGATAYMVNTGWIGGAYGTGKRIDLPSTRNIIKAILDGTLDDAEYYELPTFGLQIPREVPGVDSNILNPRKAWKYESAYAKQAQLLAEKFIDNFQNFTDTEEGKRLIAAGPKDQYMKQYYEYYESKIKTLESDHKAEMGRLRDQIYILQESYHDYISFNSINSEYKTRPLNRYLPVVNFANADNEELTMNINYAVKDIIEAAGFDFYYSENENFKLNKFIAASKDRIDLRQEHELIDKIGEIFKDPSNLGNSVLEKAIKAYLKLTQDIDKMSIKIGSLLIVRKVNDKGERSCEIRKLTIASLIYIDKHPGIMKDPNRLFKELNAFL, from the coding sequence ATGAATTCAGCCGCGGCAAAAAAAGTTCTTGAAGAATTAAAGAATTACGGTCTTAAAGGCATTAGCGAGATATATTATAACCTCTCGTATGATGAATTATTTGCGCATGAAACTAATCCTGAGTTGGAAGGATTTGAAAAAGGATTTGTAACCGCCTCTGGAGCCGTTTCGGTTGATACAGGTATTTTTACTGGAAGATCACCAAAAGACAAATACATTGTAGTTGATGACGATACCAAGGAAAATGTGTGGTGGGCCGATCCGAAAAGAAAAGGATCCGATAATAAACCCATAAATAAAAAAGTATGGAATGAACTATTGGAAACAAGTATCGACCAGCTCAATGAGAAAAAAGTTTATGTAACGGATGCTTATTGTGGTGCAAATGAGAATACACGCATAAAAATTCGTGTAATTACTGAGGTGGCATGGATGTCTCATTTTGTAAAGAATATGTTTATTCGTCCTACAGATGAAGAGTTGAAAGATTTTGAGCCTGACTTTGTTATGCTTAATGCCTGTAAAACGGTAAATCCTAAATGGGAGAGTCATAATTTGAATTCTGATGTATATGTTGCCTTCAATATTTCAGAAAAAATGGCTGTTGTGGGTGGAACATGGTATGGTGGAGAAATCAAAAAGGGATTTTTCTCTATCATGAATTACTTCCTTCCATTAAGAGGAATGGCAGCCATGCATTGCTCTGCCAATATGGGAAAAAATGGCGATACAGCTATTTTCTTTGGATTATCAGGAACTGGGAAAACAACACTTTCTGCAGATCCAGATCGCTTTTTAATTGGCGATGATGAGCATGGTTGGGACGATGAAGGGATTTTTAATTTCGAGGGAGGTTGTTATGCAAAATGTATCAATTTGAGCTCCGAGAAAGAACCCGATATTTACAACGCTATTCGCAAAGATGCCTTACTTGAAAATGTAAGTTACAATGAGAAAAGTGGTGAAATATTCTTTGATGATTCATCTAAAACAGAAAATACAAGAGTCTCCTATCCACTCTATCATATTGATAATATTGTTAAGCCTGTTTCAAAAGGAACACATCCGAAAAAGATTATTTTCCTGACAGCAGATGCATTTGGCGTATTTCCTCCAGTAGCAAAACTTACTAACGATCAGGCAATGTATTACTTCCTGTCGGGATATACTGCCAAATTAGCCGGAACAGAAAGAGGTGTAAAAGAACCGATGCCAACTTTTTCATCAGCCTTTGGTGCAGCATTTCTACTGCTTCACCCAACTGTTTACGCCCGTGAATTGGCCAAGAAAATGCAAGAGCATGGCGCAACAGCTTATATGGTAAATACGGGATGGATTGGTGGTGCTTATGGCACTGGAAAAAGAATCGATTTGCCGAGCACAAGGAATATTATCAAAGCTATTTTAGATGGCACCTTAGATGATGCTGAATATTATGAGCTTCCTACTTTCGGACTTCAAATCCCTCGCGAAGTGCCAGGAGTTGATTCCAATATTCTAAACCCAAGAAAAGCATGGAAATATGAATCAGCCTATGCAAAGCAAGCTCAATTATTAGCTGAGAAATTCATTGATAATTTCCAAAACTTTACCGATACTGAAGAAGGAAAAAGATTGATTGCTGCTGGTCCGAAAGATCAGTACATGAAGCAGTATTATGAGTATTATGAGAGTAAAATTAAAACGCTTGAGTCTGATCATAAAGCTGAAATGGGTCGTTTACGTGATCAGATTTATATTCTGCAGGAGTCTTATCATGATTATATTTCTTTCAACTCAATTAACTCTGAATACAAAACACGTCCATTAAATCGCTATTTGCCAGTTGTGAATTTTGCAAACGCAGATAATGAAGAACTGACAATGAACATCAATTATGCAGTTAAGGATATAATTGAAGCTGCAGGATTTGATTTTTATTATTCAGAAAACGAGAACTTTAAATTGAATAAATTTATTGCGGCCTCTAAAGACAGGATCGACTTAAGACAAGAGCATGAGCTGATTGATAAAATTGGAGAAATATTTAAGGATCCAAGCAATTTGGGCAATTCTGT
- a CDS encoding glycosyltransferase family 4 protein: protein MSIDSSKHSELKILHLSSQMTWRGGEQQIAYLISELVKKKCQQWVLCAKGNAMSDYCKKNQIPSFVYQKGIKNFFRNQKIIRQICDEQEIDVVHAHDSKSHTLAFINTLFGKLRSAIVVSRRVDFAIHSSILSKWKYNNKFIKKYICVSNAIKEILAEGVKDKSKLAVVHSGIDLDRFSTEYTKGLLRKELQISSDELIIGNVAALADHKDYYTFIDTVKLLKAKGLKAKYLVVGDGPLKNDIQKYAVLKSLQEDIIFTGFRADIPIVLADFDIFLFTSKTEGLGTSVLDAMASAVPIVSTNAGGIPEIIQHEINGLLCNVGDSECLAESVLRLVNDIILRDTLVQNARERVKAFSTFSTALQTWNIYCDFSSPQS, encoded by the coding sequence ATGAGCATAGATTCAAGCAAACATTCTGAACTCAAAATCCTTCATTTGTCCTCTCAAATGACATGGAGGGGTGGTGAGCAACAAATTGCTTATCTGATTTCCGAATTAGTCAAAAAAAAATGCCAGCAATGGGTGTTGTGTGCCAAAGGCAATGCAATGTCGGATTATTGTAAAAAAAATCAGATCCCTTCTTTTGTATATCAAAAAGGCATTAAAAACTTCTTTAGAAATCAAAAAATAATCAGGCAAATTTGTGATGAACAAGAAATAGATGTGGTTCATGCACACGATTCCAAATCACATACGCTTGCATTCATCAATACTTTATTTGGAAAACTGAGAAGTGCCATTGTGGTTAGCCGCAGGGTCGATTTCGCCATCCATTCTTCTATCTTGTCAAAATGGAAGTATAACAATAAGTTTATCAAAAAATACATTTGTGTTTCAAATGCTATTAAAGAAATATTAGCAGAAGGAGTGAAGGACAAATCAAAGCTTGCAGTTGTTCATTCCGGAATTGATTTAGATCGTTTTTCGACTGAATACACAAAAGGTTTATTGAGAAAGGAATTGCAGATTTCTTCGGATGAATTAATAATTGGTAATGTAGCAGCCTTGGCTGATCATAAAGATTATTATACTTTTATCGATACAGTAAAATTGCTTAAAGCAAAAGGTTTAAAAGCAAAGTACTTGGTAGTTGGCGATGGTCCATTAAAAAACGATATTCAGAAATATGCTGTTTTGAAATCTTTGCAAGAAGATATTATTTTCACTGGCTTTCGAGCTGACATTCCCATTGTTCTTGCTGATTTTGATATTTTTCTCTTTACTTCTAAAACAGAAGGACTGGGCACCAGTGTTTTAGATGCCATGGCCAGTGCTGTGCCTATTGTTAGTACCAATGCTGGTGGTATTCCTGAAATAATTCAGCACGAAATAAATGGTTTGTTGTGTAATGTGGGCGATTCTGAATGTTTAGCCGAATCAGTCTTACGACTTGTAAATGACATTATTTTAAGAGATACGCTTGTACAAAATGCTAGAGAAAGAGTAAAGGCCTTTTCAACTTTCAGCACTGCTCTACAAACATGGAATATCTATTGTGACTTTTCTTCTCCACAGTCTTAA